Genomic segment of Apium graveolens cultivar Ventura chromosome 7, ASM990537v1, whole genome shotgun sequence:
CAAGTGAAAAGAAAATGGTTTTGTTGGTTGAGTTTATCGTCTATAGTATAATTAGTATTAACTTTTGAAATGTACTGTGCATAGTTCTCTATCATGTTTTAAGTTTACATGTTCTCTCCACCCCTCTCGTTCTGCATTATTTTCGCAAAGATCTGGGGAGTCCTGGAAGGGAGTATAATTTTTTTGTACATTCTAATATTCTATCGTGTCGATTATAGAAAGTCTGCTATAGTTTGGACTCTCACAATTCTTTGCAATATATGAAAAGTTATTTGCATTACATATGATTATACATCAAGTTTCGATTCCCACGATGTCGTAAAACATTTCCAGATTTCCTTTACATTTTTGGCATTTCACTGTAAATGTGTCAATATAAACATATGTAACACCATAATGCAAGCGACTCAGTGAAGCTGCTAAATATGCTATTATCAATAGAACATCAAAGGGAATAAACAGAAACAAGAGGTCACTCATAAACTCAGTTACAGCCTGATGGTTCGCACTTTGCAGAGCTGCAAAGTTTGTCTGAATTCTTTATGTGGTTTAAGGTTGGTATCTTACAATCCACAAAAGAAACTATGCTTGGACGTTCAAAGTTACATCGTCTCAAAAGTTATAGAAACGACTCTGGTCTTTAAACCACAGAGAAAGGTTGAAGGAAGTCCGAGAGAGGACTCGGATTGATCGATAAGGGTTTATCCAGAGTTTGTATTCCCTGTCATTTTACATTAGGCTATACAGTTCATCATTTATATCAGTGGCATGCTTATGTACTTCAAAATATGTTGGACTGTGGGGGAAGATCTTGAGACTGTACACGGACTCGTAAGAAAAATTATCATCTCCTCAAGTCGAGAAACTTGTGCATATGACCACAGGCGTAGAACTACCTAAGAGCATAACAGATTGCATACGTCGTTGATTCTTGCTTGTGATAGATTGAAGGGGAAAACTTTGAACTCATCACTACCATCGCATGTCAATGTCAGCCGCCCTTCGTTTACCATTGTCTGCATTTAGAGTGCACATAGTAAGTATTTTATTCTAAGTGCTTAATTCCGGATAAAAATTCACATCAGTAAAAGTGAGGATGCCATACAAGTGTTCATCTCTTAGACTCAGCTCAATATATACCGAAAAACTAGATTACATCCAATCTGAAAAAAACAGAAGTATCTACTTTTGGAAGGAAAAAGGATGCTGAATCCTAAGGATTATACCATTTTAACCAATGCCATCAAGTATTGATCAAACAAGTCAGCTTATATATTAGATGATTGTGGTCTTAGATCTCTTAAGCATGACTAGCTTCATCAGATGATAGTAATTAAGTATATAAAACAATATTTAGATTTTGTCTTCTACTATTTAAGGATGACAGGCAGTGGCAGCTATTGATACTAAGAAAGAACCAAGAAGCTAAAGCTAGCAAAAAATTTCAAGATACTTCACTAGATAATGCAATTGTCTTCCTCGCAACCAAAGAACTTCGCAATAGATTATAGAGGGCTTGATTCCCCTTTACTTGAGCTTGTTATCAGTTACAAGTTAATAGTTGTTTCAAAAAGACAACACAGGCAAAGTAGTATGGACAAAAGACACAAGAAGTTGCTAAATTAACTGCATACTATATATGTCGCATACTACATATGTTTAGACAAATACCAGATTTTAGCACAGTGTTTTTCTTTATAATTATTATTGCTATAATCCTTTCTTTTCCTCAAGTCCTTATTAATCAGAAGTAAATACCTCACAGTGCATCTGTTCACCGCTGCAAGTCCACCAATTAGAGGGGATACAGTCCATATACTGACACGATGGACAGCTCTTGTTCATATTGGTTCCATGGAGATATGCCAGAGTCAAACCAGCAAGTCTACACAAAGGAAAGCTTCAATCTATTATAGGTGATACGACAAGGAGGTTGGGTTGAGGAGGGCGATAATTAAAAACTTACAGAAGACTGAATAGAACAAGAAAAATAATCCTCAGCACAGGCCTGTCTGCTAGCCTCTGTCTAAACTGGAAAGAGTGCTTGACTTCATACTCAAACAACCCTGCTTTACTCTGGGACATATTTCTTAGATCGGGCTTAAACAGCAGAACAAAGCCAAGAAGAAAGCCGCACAAAAATCCTCCGATGTTTGAAAAATTGTTGATATAAGGTAGCAGTCCAAGGAGAATATTTATCACCAAGATGAAGTAAAATATGCCAAAAGCTTCGGACTGCAACAAGGTAGTTAAGAACTTAACGTCTATATTAAGTTGAACAAGGCACAATTGCCAGTAGGGAAGAAAATGCATAGTTAGTACCTTTCTAGAGTAAATTTTCCAGTTTTGAATAAGAGCAGAAAGCATGGTACCAAGCAACCCAAATAAGGCTCCGGAGGAAGTAACAGTTGGAGTATCTTGAAGAAAAAGTGCAGCCACCAAGCTACCAGTGATAGCAGAGAGTATGTAGATAACTCCAATCCTTACTGATTGAAAAAGAAAAGTAAGCACTGTGAACATAAACAAAGTAAATATATGTGTCTGTGTACAATGCTGAGGCATAATGTCAAAAATGAAAGTTTACGTGGTCCAAACTCCTGCTCCAAGTGAAGTCCAACAAAGAGTATGCTGATGAGGTTGACAATAAGATGAAAAACTCCTGAATGCAACCACACGCTTGTGAAAAGGCGCCACGTTTCATGATCTCTCAACAAAAGTGTTATCCGTAGAGCTCCCATTTCATCCAGGCTGCAACACCAATCAAATGAAACAAGAGCTAAATTGACAATCAAAACTACTTATGGGACGATAAAATTAGTATCTCTAAGTTTTACTCATCTGCCTTTCATAACAATAGAATCCCTCCGAAAACTAGCAATGTCAAAGTTGGATTAACAACATAAAAATAACATCTATCAAATAGTTCAAATTCTACACAGGTACAGAGCAAATTAGAACATAAATCTGAAATAACTCGGAACTTGAGATGAAAGCAGCTGTAAAACAGGGAACTACACTACTTCAGAACAAAACTCGCACAATCTATATACATATATTTGTTGGCATAAACAAACTGATGCTCAGTAATCTACATTGCTTTAACTCATTACATTGATAAAGCTAAAATTCATACAAACGTACGAAACAGAAAATCGTAGACATCTAAACAATGTAATTCCTAAACGGATCCGTGCATATGATCATAAATAGAACTCAGATACATTCAAATTAATTAGCTATCTAGGCtcaaaaactcttaaataatcAGTAAATCCAGAATTAAACTCACCAGATTCGTAATCAATCAGTTAATCTACAGTTCAAAATGCAGTAACATTACTCAATTAATTAGCTAATCCACAGCTAAAAGCTCAATAAAATTCATAACTACTTAACTAATTTACAGTTGAAATTAGTTATACGACCACTAAAAAGTCGATAATATCACAATTAATCAAACAAATTCATCAAAAACATCAATGAAATCGACTCACATCGATGCAAAACTCGATCATATTCACAATCAATCATTTAATCCACACCTAAAACTCGATAAAATTTACAATCAATCAATCAAACTCATGAAAAACATTGAAGCAAAACTCGATCAAATTCATTGTAAATCAGTTAATCCACACCTAGAATCTCGATAAAATTCACAATTATCAAACAAATTAACCTAAAACATCGAAGAATTCAATTCACATCGAATCAAAACTCGATAAAACTGATAATCAGTCATTTAATCCACACCTAAAAACTCGATCACAATTATCAAACAAATTAACATAAAACATCGAAGAACTCAATTCACATTGAAGTAAAACTCGATAAAACTGATAATCAATCAGTTAATCAATGAATCAAATTAAACGAAACTTCGAAACTCACGTCGAAGCAGAAGGACCGAGAAGAGGATTCTCACGGAGCGGCTGAAACGAGAGTCTACCGAGAGACTGAAAAGCGCAGTCACGGTGAGAATTGTGCCAGCAATTGTTGATAAACATAGTAGAAGCGAACACGATGACTTGTAGAAACACGAATAGCGAGATGATCCACGCGTTCTCTTTTCGGTGTGTTAGGTTTTTGAAGAACGGGACTCGTAGGTGCTTTGACGGAACGGTGTCGT
This window contains:
- the LOC141672714 gene encoding inactive RHOMBOID-like protein 8, whose amino-acid sequence is MSTTPTPTAITDHTPITITQPARFSIDADDTVPSKHLRVPFFKNLTHRKENAWIISLFVFLQVIVFASTMFINNCWHNSHRDCAFQSLGRLSFQPLRENPLLGPSASTLDEMGALRITLLLRDHETWRLFTSVWLHSGVFHLIVNLISILFVGLHLEQEFGPLRIGVIYILSAITGSLVAALFLQDTPTVTSSGALFGLLGTMLSALIQNWKIYSRKSEAFGIFYFILVINILLGLLPYINNFSNIGGFLCGFLLGFVLLFKPDLRNMSQSKAGLFEYEVKHSFQFRQRLADRPVLRIIFLVLFSLLLAGLTLAYLHGTNMNKSCPSCQYMDCIPSNWWTCSGEQMHCETMVNEGRLTLTCDGSDEFKVFPFNLSQARINDVCNLLCS